A region of Desulfolithobacter dissulfuricans DNA encodes the following proteins:
- the plsY gene encoding glycerol-3-phosphate 1-O-acyltransferase PlsY — MAPQDILLILLSYLIGAIPFGLLVSRPSGIDIRTRGSRNIGATNVARLLGKKLGLLTLLLDIAKGFMPMYLAGFFTSGQGQHTLVIALCGAATIIGHMFPLYLRFRGGKGVATGLGVFLYLAPMAVLGCLVVFVAAVWLSGYVSLGSLLASATVILWLWLLGEPAWKLWLGAFVAVMIWIKHYQNIGRLLSGTEKSWSVSKTDENREATDCEQ; from the coding sequence ATGGCGCCACAAGACATTCTCCTTATCCTGCTCTCCTATCTGATCGGGGCCATACCGTTCGGTCTGCTGGTGTCGCGCCCCAGCGGAATCGATATTCGTACCCGGGGCAGCAGGAATATCGGGGCCACCAACGTGGCCCGGCTGCTGGGCAAGAAACTGGGGCTGCTGACTCTGCTGCTCGATATTGCCAAGGGCTTTATGCCCATGTACCTGGCCGGTTTCTTCACCAGTGGCCAGGGGCAGCACACCCTGGTCATTGCCCTGTGCGGGGCCGCGACCATTATCGGCCACATGTTTCCGCTCTATCTCCGATTCAGGGGCGGCAAGGGGGTGGCCACTGGCCTTGGGGTGTTTCTGTACCTGGCACCGATGGCCGTGCTCGGCTGCCTGGTGGTTTTCGTGGCCGCAGTCTGGCTGTCCGGTTATGTGTCCCTGGGTTCGCTCCTGGCCTCGGCCACGGTGATCCTCTGGCTCTGGCTGCTGGGCGAGCCTGCCTGGAAGTTGTGGCTGGGGGCCTTTGTCGCGGTCATGATCTGGATCAAGCATTACCAGAACATCGGCCGGCTGCTCAGCGGGACCGAGAAGAGCTGGAGTGTGTCGAAAACAGACGAAAACAGGGAAGCCACGGACTGTGAACAGTAA
- the def gene encoding peptide deformylase, producing MAVLKILKYPDPILRQKAKKITVFDDKLKKLAANMGETMYDAPGVGLAANQIGVLQQIIVVDVSKEENEKKYIVLINPVISNGEGEVVDEEGCLSVLDYTSRVRRFRKIHVSAQDLDGKPLEFDAEDRFARIIQHEVDHLHGKLFIDRISALKRGLYKKKLKKILKQRGK from the coding sequence ATGGCCGTACTAAAAATACTGAAATACCCTGACCCGATCCTCAGACAGAAGGCAAAGAAAATAACCGTCTTTGACGACAAGCTCAAAAAACTGGCCGCAAACATGGGTGAGACCATGTACGATGCCCCGGGCGTCGGCCTGGCCGCCAACCAGATTGGTGTTCTGCAGCAGATCATTGTCGTTGATGTTTCCAAAGAGGAAAACGAGAAGAAATACATTGTCCTGATCAACCCGGTCATCTCCAACGGAGAAGGCGAGGTGGTGGATGAAGAGGGGTGTCTCAGCGTCCTCGACTACACCTCCAGGGTCCGTCGCTTCCGCAAGATCCACGTTTCAGCCCAGGACCTGGACGGCAAGCCCCTGGAATTCGACGCCGAAGACCGGTTTGCCCGAATCATCCAGCACGAGGTGGATCATCTGCACGGCAAACTGTTCATCGACCGGATCAGTGCCCTGAAAAGGGGGTTGTACAAGAAAAAACTCAAAAAGATCCTCAAACAGAGGGGAAAATGA
- the fmt gene encoding methionyl-tRNA formyltransferase: MNDQTEHAAPDRKLRILFMGTPDFAVPALQALLEGPDNVIGVVCQPDKPRGRGKKLSPPPVKVVALQHDLPVLQPTSIRTDEFLDQVREMNPDLIVVAAYGKILPGRLLNLPPMGTINVHGSLLPKYRGAAPIQWAVINGETETGVTIMQMDEGMDTGDILLPARIEITDEDTAGTMFEKLARLGGETLLKAIAGLKDGTLKPIRQDDSQATEAPMLKKEMGHLDWSRPARELHCLIRGLDPWPSAYSFLDGRRYRFYSPALVEGAVSEPPGTLCRADKNGLLVATGDNYLLVREIQPEGRKRMNIQALLCGTDLPVGSQFS, translated from the coding sequence ATGAACGATCAGACGGAACATGCGGCTCCAGACAGAAAGCTCCGCATCCTGTTCATGGGCACGCCGGACTTCGCAGTGCCCGCCCTCCAGGCCCTGCTCGAGGGTCCGGATAACGTCATCGGCGTGGTCTGCCAGCCGGACAAACCCCGGGGCCGGGGCAAAAAGCTGAGCCCGCCGCCGGTCAAGGTGGTGGCCCTCCAGCACGACCTCCCGGTCCTGCAGCCCACGTCCATCCGCACCGACGAGTTCCTCGACCAGGTCCGGGAAATGAACCCGGACCTGATCGTGGTGGCGGCCTACGGCAAGATCCTCCCCGGCCGACTCCTCAACCTGCCGCCCATGGGCACCATCAATGTCCACGGCTCACTGCTCCCCAAATACCGGGGCGCCGCCCCCATCCAGTGGGCAGTGATCAACGGCGAGACCGAGACCGGGGTAACCATCATGCAGATGGACGAGGGCATGGACACCGGCGATATCCTCCTTCCGGCCCGGATCGAGATCACCGACGAAGACACGGCCGGGACCATGTTCGAAAAACTGGCCCGCCTGGGCGGCGAGACCCTGCTCAAGGCCATCGCCGGCCTCAAGGACGGAACCCTGAAGCCCATCCGCCAGGATGACAGCCAGGCCACCGAGGCGCCCATGCTGAAAAAGGAAATGGGTCACCTGGACTGGTCCCGCCCGGCCAGGGAACTGCACTGCCTGATCCGCGGGCTCGACCCCTGGCCCTCGGCCTATTCGTTCCTGGACGGCCGGCGCTACCGTTTCTACAGTCCGGCCCTGGTGGAAGGCGCTGTCAGCGAGCCTCCGGGCACCCTCTGCCGGGCCGACAAAAACGGCCTGCTGGTGGCCACCGGCGACAACTACCTTCTTGTCCGGGAAATCCAGCCTGAGGGCAGAAAACGGATGAACATCCAGGCCCTGCTCTGCGGCACGGATCTGCCGGTGGGCAGCCAGTTCTCCTGA
- the larC gene encoding nickel pincer cofactor biosynthesis protein LarC, with product MRIGYLDCFSGISGDMLLGALIGAGWPESELHHCVESLGLEEVRVQVSRETIQGLGAVRVRVESDRSQPLRHLPQIRKVLEQSTLPLRVQRRTMDVFHRLAEAEAVVHGCAADEVHFHEVGAVDALVDVAAAMAGLDRLGIEHLTCSPLPMPTGFVRCAHGELPLPAPAVCELLRGVPVYGVNLDQELVTPTGAALVRELAREFGPLPPMCLEQTGYGAGTMQRRDGRPNLLRLMAGSGFPAREAQRVEVIETHLDDWNGELWPHVSQRLMDSGALDVSLTPMLMKKGRPGYLLRVLVEPARGPQLRQLILTETSAIGLRSRMEERTTLPRRSVILETPWGPVQAKEIDTPSGPVITPEYEACRLLATEHGIALQTVYRTITAAAATGRKYDKE from the coding sequence ATGCGTATCGGATATCTCGATTGTTTTTCCGGCATCAGCGGCGACATGCTGCTTGGGGCCCTGATCGGCGCCGGGTGGCCGGAAAGCGAGCTGCACCACTGCGTGGAAAGCCTTGGCCTGGAAGAAGTCCGGGTCCAGGTTTCACGGGAAACCATCCAGGGACTGGGAGCGGTGCGGGTCCGGGTGGAGAGCGACAGATCCCAGCCGCTGCGCCACCTGCCGCAGATCCGGAAGGTTCTCGAGCAGTCGACCCTCCCGCTCCGGGTGCAGCGCAGGACCATGGACGTCTTCCACAGGCTGGCCGAGGCCGAGGCAGTCGTGCACGGCTGCGCCGCCGACGAGGTTCATTTCCACGAGGTTGGGGCCGTGGACGCGCTGGTGGACGTAGCAGCGGCCATGGCCGGCCTGGACCGGCTCGGGATTGAGCATCTCACCTGTTCTCCCCTGCCCATGCCCACCGGCTTTGTCCGCTGCGCCCACGGTGAATTGCCCCTGCCGGCCCCGGCGGTGTGTGAACTCCTGCGCGGAGTACCGGTCTACGGCGTGAACCTGGACCAGGAACTGGTCACCCCCACCGGTGCGGCCCTGGTGCGGGAACTGGCCCGGGAGTTTGGTCCCCTGCCGCCCATGTGCCTGGAACAGACCGGTTACGGCGCCGGCACCATGCAGCGGCGGGACGGACGGCCCAATCTCCTGCGACTCATGGCCGGCAGCGGTTTTCCGGCCCGGGAAGCGCAGCGGGTAGAGGTGATCGAAACCCACCTGGACGACTGGAACGGGGAGCTGTGGCCCCATGTGAGCCAGCGGCTCATGGACAGCGGCGCCCTGGATGTGAGCCTGACTCCCATGCTGATGAAAAAGGGCCGCCCCGGCTACCTGCTCCGGGTACTGGTCGAACCGGCCCGTGGCCCGCAACTCAGGCAACTGATACTTACCGAGACCAGTGCCATCGGCCTGCGCAGCCGGATGGAGGAGCGCACGACCCTGCCCCGGCGGAGCGTCATCCTGGAGACGCCTTGGGGACCCGTCCAGGCCAAGGAGATCGACACGCCGTCCGGCCCGGTCATCACCCCGGAATACGAGGCATGCCGCCTCCTGGCCACAGAGCACGGAATCGCCCTGCAGACCGTGTACCGTACCATTACCGCCGCAGCCGCCACCGGCCGGAAATATGACAAGGAATAA
- a CDS encoding phosphatidylglycerophosphatase A family protein, with the protein MDRLFMFIATGAWTGYLPKAPGTWGSALGVAIWLPLRTLGLPAYLGVTGLLLIAGTIAAGAAEKIVDRGDPGLVVIDEIVGQLIALAMAPAHPLAALAGFALFRFFDILKPFPVSWLDQHIHGGLGIMLDDVMAGIYALLVLQIGLRLVSLF; encoded by the coding sequence ATGGATCGGTTGTTCATGTTCATAGCCACCGGCGCCTGGACCGGCTACCTGCCCAAGGCCCCCGGCACCTGGGGTTCGGCCCTCGGGGTGGCCATCTGGCTTCCCCTGCGGACCCTGGGGTTGCCCGCCTATCTCGGGGTGACCGGTTTGCTGCTCATCGCTGGCACCATTGCCGCCGGGGCGGCGGAGAAAATCGTTGACCGGGGCGACCCGGGCCTGGTGGTGATCGATGAAATCGTCGGCCAGCTCATCGCCCTGGCCATGGCCCCGGCCCATCCGCTGGCTGCCCTGGCCGGATTCGCCCTCTTCCGGTTTTTCGACATACTGAAACCCTTTCCCGTAAGCTGGCTGGACCAGCACATCCACGGCGGACTGGGAATCATGCTCGATGATGTGATGGCCGGAATCTATGCCTTGCTGGTCCTGCAGATCGGGTTGCGCCTGGTGTCTCTTTTCTGA
- a CDS encoding amidohydrolase family protein, with protein sequence MTGIIDFHTHAFPDQVATKALPALEKRSGVKAYHDGTVCGLLASMDRAGIDTSVICSIATRPEQFQAIFDWSASIRSEKIIPLPSVHPADPELKKHIWTIGKKGFKGIKMHPFYQEFVIDDPALDSLYEALIRENLLLILHTGQDIGFPDSDCASPRRILNLVTRFPDLRLVTTHLGGWNMWDEVRRLLTGRPIYMELSFSLDFLDQIRLRDMITSHPRGYILFGSDSPWSDQATTLKMLRRLDLDEDLFREIVRENGRTLLGI encoded by the coding sequence ATGACCGGTATCATCGATTTCCACACCCATGCCTTTCCCGACCAGGTGGCCACCAAAGCGCTCCCGGCCCTGGAAAAACGCAGCGGCGTCAAAGCCTATCACGACGGAACCGTCTGCGGCCTGCTGGCCTCCATGGACCGGGCCGGTATCGACACCTCGGTCATCTGCTCCATTGCCACCCGTCCCGAACAGTTCCAGGCCATCTTCGACTGGTCAGCCTCTATCCGCTCGGAAAAAATCATCCCGCTGCCCTCTGTCCATCCTGCCGATCCCGAGCTGAAAAAACATATCTGGACCATCGGTAAAAAGGGTTTCAAAGGGATCAAGATGCACCCCTTCTACCAGGAGTTCGTCATCGACGATCCGGCCCTGGACTCACTCTACGAGGCCCTGATACGGGAAAACCTGCTGCTGATCCTCCACACCGGCCAGGACATCGGCTTTCCCGACTCCGACTGCGCCTCGCCCCGGCGCATCCTCAACCTGGTCACCCGGTTCCCTGACCTGCGACTGGTCACCACCCACCTCGGCGGCTGGAACATGTGGGACGAGGTCCGGAGGCTGCTCACCGGCCGCCCCATCTACATGGAACTCTCCTTTTCTCTGGATTTCCTCGATCAGATCCGCCTGCGGGACATGATTACCTCCCATCCGCGCGGCTATATCCTCTTTGGCTCTGACTCACCCTGGTCCGACCAGGCCACCACCCTGAAAATGCTTCGACGGCTCGACCTGGACGAAGATCTCTTCCGGGAGATTGTCCGGGAAAACGGGCGGACGCTGCTGGGAATCTAG
- a CDS encoding sigma-54 interaction domain-containing protein: MITEYFCENWKHVIDTMTEGLMIVDTDGTILYVNKALQELLQYSQEELVGNTCEILACSSCFDESRNNGEKHCGLFTRGKVRNLRCAFKCKDGRRVQVYKNATVLRDEDGNIVAGVENLTDITPVLSREAEIRALRRQLKIEDSFHGMIGVSTVMQNMYQLIESAALSDAPVLIYGESGTGKELVADALYHLSPRRQGPFVKVNCAALNESLLESELFGHVKGAFTGADRSRKGRFEAAHTGCIFLDEIGDMPLSTQTKLLRVLQEQELERVGDNRTITIDVRVIAATNRDLEEMMHKETFRQDLYYRLSVIPIHVPPLRERCDDIPVITKHLIRRLELKTGKPISGITRNAMDLLLSHPWPGNVRELINVLEYAFVLCHDEEIDVAHLPAYLYGRPRSACGASLQKSSARLAGDDEKSRIQRALKATGGNRTKAAELIGISRVTLWKRMKKYGLS; this comes from the coding sequence GTGATCACCGAATACTTCTGCGAGAACTGGAAACACGTGATCGACACCATGACCGAGGGACTCATGATTGTCGATACCGACGGGACCATCCTCTACGTGAACAAGGCCCTGCAGGAACTGCTGCAGTATTCCCAGGAGGAGCTGGTGGGTAATACCTGTGAAATACTTGCCTGCAGCAGCTGTTTTGACGAGAGCAGGAACAACGGGGAAAAGCATTGCGGCCTGTTCACCAGGGGCAAGGTGCGCAACCTGCGCTGCGCCTTCAAGTGCAAGGACGGCCGGCGGGTGCAGGTGTACAAGAACGCCACGGTCCTGCGGGATGAGGACGGCAACATCGTCGCCGGGGTGGAGAATCTGACCGACATTACCCCGGTCCTCTCCCGGGAGGCCGAGATTCGGGCTCTGCGGCGCCAGCTCAAGATCGAGGACAGCTTCCACGGCATGATCGGGGTGTCGACGGTCATGCAGAACATGTATCAGCTCATCGAGAGCGCCGCCCTGTCGGATGCGCCGGTGCTCATCTACGGCGAGTCGGGCACCGGCAAGGAGCTGGTGGCCGACGCCCTCTACCACCTCAGTCCCCGCCGGCAGGGCCCCTTTGTCAAGGTCAACTGCGCCGCCCTTAACGAGAGTCTGCTGGAAAGCGAGCTTTTCGGCCATGTCAAGGGGGCCTTCACCGGGGCCGACCGTTCCCGCAAGGGGCGGTTCGAGGCTGCCCACACCGGCTGCATCTTCCTGGACGAGATCGGCGACATGCCGCTCTCGACCCAGACCAAGCTGCTGCGGGTTCTGCAGGAGCAGGAGTTGGAGCGGGTGGGAGACAACCGGACCATAACCATCGATGTCCGGGTGATAGCGGCCACCAACCGCGACCTGGAGGAGATGATGCACAAGGAGACCTTTCGCCAGGATCTCTACTACCGGCTCTCGGTTATTCCCATCCATGTGCCGCCCCTGCGGGAGCGGTGCGACGACATCCCGGTGATCACCAAGCATCTGATACGCCGCCTTGAACTCAAGACCGGCAAGCCCATCTCCGGCATCACCAGGAACGCCATGGATCTGCTGCTCTCCCATCCCTGGCCCGGGAATGTTCGCGAGTTGATAAATGTGCTTGAGTACGCCTTTGTCCTCTGCCACGACGAAGAGATCGATGTGGCCCATCTGCCGGCCTATCTCTATGGCAGGCCTCGCAGCGCCTGCGGCGCCAGTCTGCAGAAGTCATCGGCCCGGCTCGCCGGTGACGATGAAAAAAGCCGAATCCAGCGAGCCCTGAAAGCCACCGGCGGCAACAGGACAAAGGCGGCCGAGTTAATCGGTATCAGCCGGGTAACTCTGTGGAAACGGATGAAAAAATACGGTTTGAGTTGA
- a CDS encoding tetrathionate reductase family octaheme c-type cytochrome, with protein sequence MNKMYRTTLTVFSAALLMVGGQAMAAEVPEDHAEISGPFATPMDVTRACLECHEDAASEVMRSSHWTWAREQELEGKGKVVRGKKNAINNFCISIKSNWPRCTSCHVGYGWKDDTFDFTDESRVDCLACHDTTGTYNKAKDAPAGAGMPAGYTGNPKFDKKPVDLVKVAQNAGKPSRLNCLICHANGGGGNNVKHGDIDMSLVKPSKEIDVHMAADGNNFACQECHATEQHNIKGNALLVSPGGDNPVNCTDCHDAAPHKNSPVRGTLNKHAKRVACQTCHIPFFAKKDATKMSWDWSKAQDPKTLPKDKRIIKEHGHKVYIFKKGKFVYEQKVMPTYAWYNGKAGAYQLGDRIDPTVPTKLNYPLGSKDDPDAKLMPFKVHKGNQIYDTRNKYLIVPKVWGPKGDPDAYWVNFDWKKAAAAGMKAAGLKFSGEYGFAPTLTYWPINHQVSPAKDALRCRDCHGPEGRMDWKALGYEMDPKDAKLKRK encoded by the coding sequence ATGAACAAGATGTACAGAACAACGCTTACCGTTTTTTCCGCAGCTCTGCTCATGGTTGGTGGCCAGGCCATGGCGGCGGAGGTGCCGGAAGATCACGCTGAAATCAGCGGCCCCTTTGCGACCCCCATGGACGTGACCCGGGCCTGTCTCGAGTGCCACGAGGACGCGGCCAGCGAGGTGATGCGGTCCTCGCACTGGACATGGGCCAGGGAGCAGGAACTCGAGGGCAAGGGCAAAGTGGTACGGGGTAAAAAGAACGCGATCAACAATTTCTGCATCTCCATCAAATCCAACTGGCCGCGATGCACGAGCTGCCATGTCGGATATGGATGGAAAGATGATACCTTTGACTTTACCGATGAGTCGCGGGTTGACTGTCTGGCCTGCCACGATACCACCGGCACCTACAACAAGGCCAAGGATGCGCCGGCCGGCGCCGGCATGCCCGCCGGATACACCGGCAATCCAAAATTTGACAAAAAACCGGTAGACCTGGTCAAGGTGGCGCAGAATGCCGGAAAACCGAGCCGCTTGAACTGTCTGATCTGCCATGCCAATGGCGGTGGCGGCAACAATGTCAAGCATGGAGACATCGACATGTCTCTGGTGAAGCCGAGCAAGGAGATCGATGTCCATATGGCTGCCGACGGAAACAACTTTGCCTGTCAGGAATGCCATGCCACCGAGCAGCATAATATCAAGGGCAATGCCCTGCTCGTTTCGCCCGGCGGTGACAATCCGGTCAACTGTACAGACTGCCATGACGCCGCACCGCATAAAAATTCACCGGTTCGCGGTACCCTGAACAAACATGCCAAGCGGGTGGCCTGCCAGACCTGCCATATCCCGTTCTTTGCCAAGAAAGATGCCACCAAGATGTCCTGGGACTGGTCCAAGGCGCAGGATCCCAAAACCCTGCCCAAGGATAAGCGGATTATCAAGGAACACGGCCACAAGGTCTATATCTTCAAGAAGGGCAAATTTGTCTACGAGCAGAAGGTTATGCCAACCTATGCCTGGTACAATGGTAAAGCCGGTGCGTATCAGCTGGGCGACAGGATTGACCCCACCGTCCCCACCAAGCTCAATTATCCGCTTGGCTCCAAGGATGATCCGGATGCCAAGCTCATGCCGTTCAAGGTACATAAGGGCAACCAGATCTATGACACCAGGAACAAGTACCTGATCGTGCCCAAGGTGTGGGGTCCCAAGGGAGATCCGGATGCCTACTGGGTGAATTTCGACTGGAAAAAGGCTGCTGCTGCAGGCATGAAGGCTGCCGGCCTTAAGTTCAGTGGCGAGTACGGTTTTGCCCCGACCCTGACCTACTGGCCCATCAACCATCAGGTATCTCCGGCCAAGGACGCCCTGCGCTGCAGGGATTGCCACGGTCCCGAAGGACGGATGGACTGGAAGGCGCTGGGTTACGAGATGGATCCCAAGGACGCCAAGCTGAAGCGTAAATAG
- a CDS encoding LL-diaminopimelate aminotransferase, producing MLHINEHYLKLQASYLFSDIAKRVAAFQDANPDMDIIKLGIGDVTRALPGACVAAFHKAVDEMATDAGFHGYGPEQGYAFLREAIAKHDFQARGADISADEIFVSDGAKCDTGNFQELFSTDARVAIPDPVYPVYLDTNVMAGRTGEFRDGRYEGVVYLDSTKENNYVPELPSEPVDLIYLCFPNNPTGSTITKEQLKTWVDYAREEKALILFDAAYEAFIRDDSLPHSIYEIEGAREVAVEFRSFSKNAGFTGTRCAYTVVPRECVAYDSQGNRQPIHPLWNRRHCTKFNGVSYPVQRAAEAVYSDEGKAQIRELVGYYLNNADLIAKAVGELGFEYVGGKNSPYIWIWGDRDSWEFFDLLLNKAGVVCTPGAGFGKCGQGYIRLSAFNSYENVARAMERIRQALA from the coding sequence ATGCTCCATATTAACGAACATTACCTGAAACTGCAGGCGTCCTATCTTTTTTCCGATATCGCCAAGCGGGTGGCAGCCTTCCAGGATGCCAACCCGGACATGGATATCATCAAACTCGGTATCGGTGACGTGACCCGGGCTCTGCCCGGGGCCTGCGTGGCCGCCTTTCACAAGGCGGTGGATGAGATGGCCACCGACGCCGGGTTCCACGGTTATGGCCCGGAACAGGGCTACGCCTTTCTGCGCGAGGCCATTGCAAAACATGATTTCCAGGCCCGGGGGGCGGATATCTCGGCTGATGAGATCTTTGTCTCGGATGGTGCCAAGTGCGACACCGGAAATTTTCAGGAGCTGTTTTCCACTGACGCCCGGGTGGCCATTCCCGACCCGGTGTATCCGGTCTATCTCGATACCAATGTCATGGCCGGCCGTACGGGTGAGTTCCGTGATGGCCGCTACGAGGGCGTGGTGTATCTCGATTCCACGAAAGAGAACAACTATGTTCCGGAGCTGCCCTCCGAACCGGTGGATCTGATCTATCTCTGCTTTCCCAATAATCCGACCGGTTCGACCATCACTAAAGAGCAGCTCAAGACCTGGGTGGATTATGCCAGGGAGGAGAAGGCACTGATTCTCTTTGACGCCGCCTACGAGGCCTTTATCCGTGATGACTCCCTGCCCCATTCCATTTACGAGATCGAGGGTGCGCGCGAGGTGGCCGTCGAGTTCCGTTCCTTTTCCAAGAATGCCGGCTTCACCGGCACCCGCTGTGCCTATACCGTGGTGCCCAGGGAATGCGTGGCCTATGACAGCCAGGGCAACAGGCAGCCGATTCATCCGCTGTGGAACCGGCGGCACTGCACCAAGTTCAACGGTGTCTCCTACCCGGTGCAGCGGGCTGCAGAGGCGGTGTACAGCGATGAGGGCAAGGCCCAGATCAGGGAGCTGGTCGGCTATTATTTAAATAATGCCGATCTGATTGCCAAGGCTGTTGGAGAGCTGGGATTTGAATATGTGGGTGGTAAGAATTCACCCTACATCTGGATATGGGGAGATCGGGATTCCTGGGAGTTCTTTGACCTGCTGCTCAACAAGGCCGGTGTGGTATGCACCCCGGGTGCGGGTTTTGGTAAATGCGGCCAGGGCTACATCCGTCTTTCCGCCTTTAACTCGTATGAAAATGTGGCCCGGGCCATGGAGCGTATCCGGCAGGCATTGGCGTAG
- the lptC gene encoding LPS export ABC transporter periplasmic protein LptC: protein MIRLVRNPRNLLWLLPLVLFLTAPLWKPPVTAFLKPRVTATPVKGTGPGVSQNFTMDSVAITLASQGRVDWVIHASRARTGKNENEILMVDVQAVYTGGDGEKMEITSRKGTYHISRRHLILEDNVVLQKPARGEEMLTDLLHYYDDTKMVISPVEVEITSPDFTLRAGRMEYDLVASWYDFSDRVVVDF from the coding sequence ATGATCCGGCTGGTCAGGAATCCACGCAACCTGCTCTGGCTGCTGCCGCTGGTCCTCTTTTTGACCGCTCCGCTGTGGAAACCGCCAGTCACTGCCTTTCTCAAGCCCCGGGTGACCGCCACCCCGGTCAAAGGAACCGGCCCCGGGGTGAGCCAGAACTTCACCATGGATTCCGTGGCCATCACCCTGGCCAGCCAGGGCCGGGTGGACTGGGTTATCCATGCCAGCCGGGCCCGGACCGGGAAAAACGAAAACGAGATCCTCATGGTCGATGTTCAGGCGGTCTATACCGGTGGGGACGGCGAGAAGATGGAAATAACCAGCAGGAAGGGCACCTATCATATCTCCCGGCGTCATCTGATTCTGGAGGACAATGTGGTCCTGCAGAAACCGGCCCGCGGCGAAGAGATGTTGACTGACCTGCTCCACTACTATGATGACACCAAGATGGTGATCAGCCCGGTGGAGGTGGAGATAACCAGCCCGGATTTCACCCTTCGGGCCGGGCGGATGGAATACGACCTGGTGGCGAGCTGGTATGATTTTTCTGACCGGGTGGTGGTGGATTTCTGA
- a CDS encoding KdsC family phosphatase, which produces MDNGSCPTGPGGYSDCDLTAALLARAREKNRPVERDEAWQQALPRARQVELLLLDVDGVLSDGTIIYTHDGGESKGFNTQDGFGLRMLQDAGIQVGVITARSSEAVSRRARDLGFAHVYQGRGDKQTVYEEILTRTGLRPQQTAYMGDDWLDLPLLTRVGFAAAPATAVPEVRQRVDYVTHRPAGHGAVREVCDLILEARGDLARFLRKYI; this is translated from the coding sequence ATGGATAATGGTTCCTGCCCCACCGGCCCCGGCGGCTACTCGGACTGCGACCTGACCGCGGCCCTGCTGGCGCGGGCCCGGGAAAAGAATCGGCCCGTGGAGCGGGACGAGGCCTGGCAACAGGCCCTGCCCAGGGCCCGGCAGGTGGAGTTGCTGCTTCTGGATGTGGATGGCGTTCTCTCCGACGGGACCATCATCTATACCCATGATGGCGGCGAATCCAAAGGGTTCAATACCCAGGATGGCTTTGGCCTGCGCATGCTGCAGGACGCCGGCATCCAGGTGGGGGTGATCACGGCCCGCAGTTCCGAGGCCGTGAGCCGGCGGGCCCGGGACCTGGGCTTTGCCCATGTCTACCAGGGTCGGGGGGACAAGCAGACGGTGTATGAGGAGATCCTGACCCGCACCGGCCTGCGTCCCCAGCAGACCGCCTACATGGGAGACGACTGGCTGGATCTGCCGCTTCTGACCCGGGTCGGCTTTGCCGCCGCCCCGGCCACAGCGGTTCCCGAGGTGCGCCAGCGGGTTGATTACGTTACCCACCGGCCGGCCGGTCACGGGGCGGTCCGCGAGGTCTGTGACCTGATTCTCGAGGCCCGTGGCGATCTGGCCCGGTTCCTCAGGAAATACATATGA